The segment GCAGATACGCCGACCACTTCTGGTCCGCGTCCCCGTCCACACCACCCAGCCGGTAGACGATCGTCTCAGCGCGCAGGTGCTTCGGCGCGGTGAGAATGTGAGCGATGTAGTCGCCCAACGGCCGGAAGGACAGGGCCAGCGCGGCGATCAACGCGAGGACCTGCAGCCAGCCCGCAAGAGTGTCGTTCACTAGAACTTCTCCGGGAAGATCAGCGCCAGCACCAGGTAGCCGACCAGGGCCACGGCGACGACGAGTCCGACGACGTTTTCGACGCTCACAGCCGCTCGACCCCCTTGGCGATCAGGCCGATGACGGCGAAGACCGCAACGATCAGGACGATGAAGGCTAGATCTGGCATGTACGAGACACCCCGGAAGTAAGAAAAGGGATATAACCGCCCTATCGTCTCGGGCGTGGGGACATCCCGAGCGGAACCGAGCGGTGTCGGCGAGGACCGACCTCTGAAGCGAAGCGCCCCCGCGTCCCCCTGACGACCCCCGTTAGCGCGCCCCTGACGCGGGGACGCGACACCTTGACGCCGCCTTGACGCGCCGCCTGCTCCGACTACGGCCGGTTCATGATGCTGCCCGCACCCGGCGCCGCCCCGTCCCTGCAGGCGCGGCTGGTCGCGGTGACCCTCGCCGACCAGGTCAGTGCCGCGCCCGAGACGACGCGAGCCGTCGGCGACGGTGGCTGAGCACCGCCCGGAACGGGCGGATCAGGCGGATCAGGCGGACCCCCACCCGCTGCGCGACCGCCGGGACGGGAGCGGCAGCCGCCAGGTGTTGCGGCGGTGCACGGCCGCAAGGTCGCGCTGCAGTGGGGACGGCGGCACGGCCAGGACGGGGCAGGTCGCGTGCGCCAGGCAGTAGCGGCTGGTCGAGCGGCACAGTGCCCGGCGCAGCGGGCCGCGCCGGCCGGCGCCGACCACCAGCAGGTCGTCCTCCCGGTCGGCCACCTGCACCAGCGCCGCGCCGGGCGCTCCCCGCACGATCCGGGCCTCCAGCCGGCCCGCGCTCCAGCCCCACGCCCAGCCCTGACCGAGCGCCGTGTCCAGCGCCGTGCACAGGTTCTCCCCGGCCAGGCGGCGGCCTTCCGCGAGCAGCGGCGGAAGCGCGGCGCGGCGGTAGGCGAGCTCGCCGCCCACGGGTTCCCAGGCCAGCACCGCGAGCACTTCGGCGCCCGTCCGCCGGGCCTCGGCCACCGCGCGGTGCAGCGCGGCAAGGCTGCCCAGCGAACCGCTCACCCCCACCACGATGCGCCGGGTGCCACTGTCGTCCATGACCGTTACCGCTGCCTCTCTTGCGCTGTACGCCCCGCAGGCGCGCTCCGCCCATCGAAGCGCAGCCTCAGGCCGAGGGCGACCCTCCTGACGTACCCATGACGGGAGACAGCGCCGAATTGACGGCTTCCTGACCCCCGTCAGGAACGCGTCAAGATCCTCCGGCATGGCGTCAGGAGGGCGACAACGCCGGGCCCTTGCCCGGCCGCAGGGTCACAGAGTGTTCCACGCGGGGATCGCGGCGCAGGCCGCTCCGCGGTGTGAAGGGGGCCCGTCGCGATGCCGGAGACCAGCGCTACGCAGCAACGTCCTACGGCATCGCGCCAGGCGCCCGCCCCGAGGCGACCGGCGCCCCCCGGCCCTCCGGGAAGGAACACCGCGAACCGCACGTGTCCCCCGGCGGGACACGCGTGCCGCGCCGCGGATTGAGGGGTCCGCGGCGCGGCCTGCCCGCGACCGCGCCCGGCAGGCTGAAACTCCTGCGCGCGGCGGCGCTTGCCGCCTCGGCGCTCCTTGTCGCGACCCTCGTCACGACAGGTCTGCTGACGCGCTCCTCCTGGTCGGACATCCGGGGCCACTCCGCGCCCCAGGTCACCAGCG is part of the Streptomyces sp. NBC_01262 genome and harbors:
- the kdpF gene encoding K(+)-transporting ATPase subunit F — translated: MSVENVVGLVVAVALVGYLVLALIFPEKF
- a CDS encoding universal stress protein translates to MDDSGTRRIVVGVSGSLGSLAALHRAVAEARRTGAEVLAVLAWEPVGGELAYRRAALPPLLAEGRRLAGENLCTALDTALGQGWAWGWSAGRLEARIVRGAPGAALVQVADREDDLLVVGAGRRGPLRRALCRSTSRYCLAHATCPVLAVPPSPLQRDLAAVHRRNTWRLPLPSRRSRSGWGSA